In Caballeronia insecticola, one DNA window encodes the following:
- the pdxY gene encoding pyridoxal kinase PdxY, with translation MNNVLSIQSHVVFGHAGNSAAVFPMRRLGVNVWPLNTVQFSNHTQYGRWTGSAFDADELQNVIEGIGAIGVLARCNAVLSGYLGAPEQGRAVVEIVKMVKAVNPRALFFCDPVMGQTSGCTVAPGIEDFLVTTMPEIADALMPNHVELEKLVGRTIETVEEAVDACREVLGRGPRIVLVKHLLDRNSRADTFNMLAVSPTESWFAQRPLYPFARQPVGVGDLTSGVFVARTLLGDSLRDALEHTLAAVNAVVKATYEAGRYELEIVASQDEIAKPTDRFPAIRVTGTETTRRR, from the coding sequence ATGAACAACGTCCTGAGCATTCAATCGCATGTAGTGTTCGGCCATGCAGGCAATAGCGCGGCGGTTTTTCCGATGCGGCGTCTCGGCGTCAACGTGTGGCCGCTCAACACCGTGCAGTTTTCCAATCACACGCAATACGGCCGCTGGACCGGCAGCGCGTTCGATGCCGACGAACTCCAGAACGTGATCGAAGGCATCGGCGCAATCGGCGTGCTGGCGCGCTGCAACGCGGTGCTGTCGGGCTATCTCGGAGCGCCGGAGCAGGGCCGCGCGGTCGTCGAGATCGTGAAGATGGTGAAGGCGGTGAATCCGCGCGCGCTCTTTTTCTGCGATCCCGTCATGGGCCAGACGAGCGGCTGCACGGTCGCGCCGGGTATCGAAGACTTCCTCGTCACCACAATGCCCGAAATCGCCGATGCGCTGATGCCCAATCACGTCGAACTGGAAAAGCTCGTCGGGCGCACCATCGAGACGGTGGAGGAAGCCGTCGATGCGTGCCGCGAAGTGCTTGGACGCGGTCCGCGCATCGTGCTCGTGAAGCATCTGCTCGATCGCAACAGCCGCGCCGATACCTTCAACATGCTCGCCGTCAGCCCGACCGAATCATGGTTTGCGCAACGCCCGCTTTATCCGTTTGCGCGTCAGCCGGTGGGCGTCGGCGATCTGACGAGCGGCGTGTTCGTCGCCCGCACCTTGCTCGGCGATTCACTGCGCGACGCGCTCGAACATACGCTCGCGGCAGTCAACGCGGTCGTCAAGGCAACTTACGAGGCGGGCCGCTACGAACTTGAGATCGTCGCATCGCAGGACGAGATCGCAAAGCCGACCGATCGTTTCCCCGCAATACGCGTAACCGGCACGGAAACGACCCGGCGCCGATAA
- a CDS encoding IclR family transcriptional regulator: MMTTFDEAADARPQRGINALDATGELLRALVAAGRPLTLRDLAFAAGMPPAKAFAHLVSLVKVGLLARDEAGFFHAGDLSRALGLIALQRLSPIRDAEAEIVALAASTSMTVAAATLGPLGPTVIRLEESARPQHVSLRVGTVMSLVNTAIGRVYAAYLSREMLASLMAQDGIRLAGAVVEGVSKALEGEYGARLGEIRARGLDTALGAPVPGIHTLAAPVFDHTGSVCLVLALIGSAGGFDSAADGALARALLAATRRLSWRFGFMETRGE, from the coding sequence ATGATGACGACATTCGACGAAGCCGCCGACGCCCGCCCGCAGCGCGGCATCAACGCGCTCGACGCGACGGGCGAATTGCTGCGCGCGCTGGTCGCAGCGGGCCGGCCGCTTACGTTGCGAGACTTGGCCTTCGCGGCCGGTATGCCGCCCGCGAAGGCGTTCGCCCATCTCGTAAGTCTCGTGAAGGTCGGATTGCTTGCACGCGACGAGGCCGGTTTTTTCCACGCGGGCGATCTGAGCCGCGCGCTCGGGTTGATCGCGCTGCAGCGGCTCTCGCCGATCCGCGATGCCGAAGCGGAGATCGTTGCGCTTGCCGCGAGCACGTCGATGACCGTGGCGGCCGCGACGCTCGGTCCGCTCGGGCCGACGGTGATTCGCCTGGAAGAATCGGCGCGGCCGCAGCATGTGAGCTTGCGCGTCGGCACGGTGATGTCGCTCGTGAATACGGCGATCGGCCGCGTGTACGCCGCGTATCTTTCCAGGGAGATGCTGGCGAGCCTGATGGCGCAGGACGGCATCCGGCTCGCGGGCGCTGTCGTCGAAGGCGTTTCAAAAGCCCTCGAAGGCGAATACGGCGCACGGCTCGGCGAGATTCGGGCGCGCGGACTCGATACCGCGCTCGGCGCCCCCGTTCCGGGCATCCACACGCTGGCGGCGCCGGTGTTCGATCACACCGGCAGCGTGTGTCTCGTGCTGGCGTTGATCGGTTCGGCGGGCGGCTTCGACAGCGCCGCCGACGGTGCGCTCGCGCGCGCCCTGCTCGCCGCGACACGGCGCCTGTCGTGGCGCTTCGGCTTTATGGAAACGCGCGGCGAATGA
- a CDS encoding IclR family transcriptional regulator, whose protein sequence is MLLARPVSATRDATPDASAGEEKKQRGIQSVEVGARLLDALAARREPLALSTLADAAELSTAQAHTYLVSLTRLGLVKRDALTGNYEPGPLSLRLGLLNLEHQPAYRAAAPRVAALALATGMSVAVSVAGPQGPTVVRYERGGYPLHVNLHVGTVMSLSTTSTGRIFRAFDDPARVAAMLAHQAENERDAPETAARIGEIRARGIERSVDAPSPGVSSMSVPVFDGAQRMQLALTAIGPTGLCDVGWDGALAQALKDAARDIAGLLS, encoded by the coding sequence GTGCTCTTGGCTCGTCCCGTTTCCGCCACACGCGATGCCACGCCCGACGCCAGCGCCGGCGAGGAAAAGAAGCAGCGCGGCATCCAGAGCGTCGAAGTCGGCGCGCGCCTGCTCGATGCACTCGCCGCGCGCCGCGAGCCGCTCGCGCTGAGCACGCTCGCCGACGCCGCGGAGCTTTCGACGGCGCAAGCGCATACCTATCTCGTCAGTCTCACGCGCCTCGGTCTCGTCAAGCGCGACGCACTGACCGGTAATTACGAGCCGGGCCCGCTTTCGCTCAGGCTCGGTCTATTGAATCTAGAACATCAGCCGGCGTATCGCGCAGCCGCACCGCGCGTCGCGGCGCTCGCGCTCGCGACGGGCATGAGCGTCGCGGTCAGCGTGGCGGGGCCGCAGGGGCCGACCGTCGTGCGTTATGAGCGCGGCGGCTATCCGTTGCATGTGAATCTGCACGTCGGCACGGTGATGTCGCTCTCGACGACATCGACGGGACGCATCTTCCGCGCCTTCGACGATCCGGCCCGCGTCGCCGCGATGCTCGCGCATCAGGCGGAAAACGAACGCGACGCGCCCGAGACGGCGGCGCGCATCGGCGAGATTCGCGCGCGCGGCATCGAACGTAGCGTCGATGCGCCGAGTCCGGGCGTGAGCAGCATGAGCGTGCCGGTGTTCGACGGCGCGCAGCGCATGCAACTCGCGCTGACGGCGATCGGCCCGACCGGCCTGTGCGACGTCGGCTGGGACGGCGCGCTCGCGCAGGCGCTGAAAGACGCCGCACGCGATATCGCCGGACTGCTCTCATGA
- a CDS encoding MBL fold metallo-hydrolase — MAKAFASQADLEAKKITFTQLSENAYAYTAEGDPNSGVIIGDDGVLIVDTTATPAMAQDLIEKIRSVTDKPIKYVVLSHYHAVRVLGASAYFKEGAQQVIASRGTYEMIVERGEQDMKSEIERFPRLFAGVETVPGLTWPTLVFEREITLWLGKLEVKIAHLGSGHTKGDTVVWLPSQKVLFSGDLVEYDAACYCGDAQLAEWPATLEALRALKAEKLVPGRGPALLSPAEVDKGLDYTKDFVTTLLQAGKDAVADKLDLKGAMAHARKTMDPKFGHVFIYEHCLPFDVSRAYDEASGIKHPRIWTAERDKEMWAALQD, encoded by the coding sequence ATGGCAAAAGCATTCGCATCGCAGGCCGATCTTGAAGCGAAGAAGATCACCTTCACGCAGTTGTCCGAGAACGCGTACGCGTACACGGCGGAAGGCGACCCGAACTCCGGCGTGATCATCGGCGACGACGGCGTGCTGATCGTCGATACGACCGCCACGCCCGCAATGGCGCAGGACCTGATCGAGAAGATCCGCAGCGTCACCGACAAGCCGATCAAATACGTCGTGCTGTCGCACTATCATGCGGTGCGCGTGCTGGGCGCGTCGGCGTATTTCAAGGAAGGCGCGCAGCAGGTGATCGCGAGCCGCGGGACGTACGAGATGATCGTCGAGCGCGGCGAGCAGGACATGAAATCGGAAATCGAGCGCTTTCCGCGGCTGTTCGCCGGCGTGGAGACGGTGCCGGGCCTCACGTGGCCGACGCTCGTCTTCGAGCGCGAAATCACGCTCTGGCTCGGCAAGCTCGAAGTGAAGATCGCGCATCTCGGCTCGGGGCATACGAAGGGCGATACGGTCGTCTGGCTGCCGTCGCAAAAGGTGCTGTTTTCGGGCGATCTCGTCGAATACGACGCGGCCTGCTATTGCGGCGACGCCCAACTCGCGGAATGGCCCGCGACGCTCGAAGCGCTGCGCGCGCTGAAGGCGGAGAAGCTGGTGCCGGGGCGCGGTCCCGCGCTGCTGTCGCCGGCCGAGGTCGACAAGGGTCTCGACTACACGAAGGATTTCGTCACGACGCTGCTTCAGGCGGGCAAGGACGCCGTCGCCGACAAGCTCGACCTGAAGGGCGCGATGGCGCATGCCCGCAAGACGATGGACCCGAAGTTCGGCCACGTCTTCATCTACGAGCACTGTCTGCCGTTCGACGTCTCGCGCGCTTACGACGAAGCGAGCGGCATCAAGCATCCGCGCATCTGGACGGCCGAGCGCGACAAGGAAATGTGGGCCGCGCTGCAGGACTGA